In the Qipengyuania pelagi genome, one interval contains:
- a CDS encoding alpha/beta hydrolase, whose product MPTVIFPGPEGRLEGRFSPAPRPRAPVAMILHPHPQGGGTMNEQITQKLYKTFVDRGFATLRFNFRGVGRSQGSFDNGIGELSDAASALDWVQQIHPEAQTTWVAGVSFGALIGMQLLMRRPEIRGWISVGAPASMYDFTFLAPCPASGIFIHGAQDTVVQPQAVTKLVEKLRTQKHITVHHEEIPRANHFFENEQTELMASVDNYLDFRLDPSCPIK is encoded by the coding sequence ATGCCGACCGTGATCTTTCCCGGCCCCGAAGGCCGCCTCGAAGGCCGTTTCTCCCCCGCCCCGCGCCCGCGCGCGCCGGTCGCCATGATCCTGCATCCGCACCCGCAAGGCGGCGGCACGATGAACGAACAGATCACGCAGAAGCTCTACAAGACCTTCGTGGATCGCGGCTTCGCCACGCTGCGGTTCAACTTTCGCGGCGTCGGGCGCAGCCAAGGCAGTTTCGACAACGGGATCGGCGAATTGTCCGATGCCGCCAGCGCGCTCGACTGGGTGCAGCAGATCCATCCCGAAGCGCAGACCACTTGGGTCGCGGGCGTCAGCTTCGGCGCGCTGATCGGGATGCAATTGCTGATGCGCCGCCCGGAAATCCGCGGCTGGATCAGCGTCGGCGCCCCGGCGAGCATGTATGATTTCACCTTCCTCGCCCCCTGCCCCGCCAGTGGTATCTTCATCCACGGGGCGCAGGATACGGTGGTGCAGCCGCAGGCGGTAACGAAGCTGGTCGAAAAACTGCGTACGCAGAAGCACATCACCGTGCATCACGAAGAAATCCCGCGCGCCAATCACTTTTTCGAAAACGAGCAGACCGAGCTGATGGCCTCGGTCGACAATTATCTCGATTTCCGTCTGGACCCGAGCTGTCCGATCAAGTGA
- a CDS encoding PTS sugar transporter subunit IIA, which yields MIGMILVTHGNLAEHFIEAMEHVVGEQDRVATVCIGPSDDMELRRREIAEAITRTDEGDGVIILTDLFGGTPSNLAISLLDAGRVEVIAGINLPMLIRLAGARKTLGVTDAVHAAREAGRNYITVASEFLGQHEAPPEAERKQAR from the coding sequence ATGATTGGCATGATCCTCGTTACCCACGGCAACCTCGCCGAACACTTCATCGAAGCGATGGAGCATGTCGTGGGCGAGCAGGACCGGGTCGCGACGGTCTGCATCGGGCCGAGCGACGATATGGAGCTGCGCCGCCGCGAAATTGCCGAGGCGATCACCCGGACCGACGAGGGCGACGGAGTAATCATCCTGACGGACCTGTTCGGCGGGACGCCTTCCAATCTCGCGATTTCGCTGCTCGATGCGGGTCGTGTCGAAGTAATCGCGGGGATCAACCTTCCCATGCTGATCCGCCTCGCCGGTGCGCGCAAGACGCTGGGCGTGACCGACGCGGTCCATGCCGCGCGCGAGGCCGGCCGCAATTACATCACCGTGGCTTCGGAATTTCTCGGCCAGCATGAAGCGCCCCCGGAGGCGGAACGGAAGCAGGCCCGATGA
- a CDS encoding phosphoenolpyruvate carboxykinase → MTASLSHTLADQGIATDAAIHANLDSGQLTAAALENGEGRRAKHGPLVVETGKHTGRSAKDKFIVRDGETEDTVWWDNNASMKPEHFAALKEDFFAALKEKNALYVADLFGGSQPEYRVNVRVINELAWHNQFIRTLLVRPTADELEGFVPEYTIIDLPSFKADPERHGCRSETVIAVNLSEKLILIGGTRYAGEMKKSVFGVLNYLLPPKGVMPMHCSANIGPDGKSAVFFGLSGTGKTTLSADASRTLIGDDEHGWSDTAVFNFEGGCYAKMIRLNAEAEPEIFATTQMEGTVLENVVMDENGEIDLDDNTLAENTRGAYPLESIPNTSDENMGPPPSNVIMLTADAFGVLPPIARLTPDQAMYHFLSGYTAKVAGTEIGVTEPEATFSTCFGAPFMPRHPSVYGNLLKERIAKGDVTCWLVNTGWTGGKYGVGNRMPIKATRALLNAALDGSLNEAEFRKDPNFGFEVPVAVEGVDSGILDPRSTWADQDEYDRTAQKLVQLFVDNFMPFAPHVDQGVRDAAPVSARVAA, encoded by the coding sequence GTGACCGCTTCGCTTTCCCACACGCTTGCCGATCAGGGCATCGCCACCGATGCCGCGATCCACGCCAATCTCGATTCGGGCCAGCTGACCGCTGCCGCGCTCGAAAACGGCGAAGGGCGCCGGGCCAAGCACGGACCGCTGGTGGTCGAAACCGGCAAGCACACCGGCCGCAGCGCCAAGGACAAGTTCATCGTCCGCGATGGCGAGACGGAAGACACGGTGTGGTGGGACAATAACGCTTCGATGAAGCCGGAGCATTTCGCCGCGCTTAAGGAGGATTTCTTCGCCGCGCTGAAGGAAAAGAACGCGCTCTACGTCGCCGACCTGTTCGGCGGGTCGCAGCCGGAATACCGCGTCAACGTACGCGTCATCAACGAACTCGCCTGGCACAACCAATTCATCCGCACCCTGCTGGTGCGCCCGACGGCGGACGAGCTTGAGGGCTTCGTGCCTGAATACACCATCATCGACCTGCCGAGCTTCAAGGCCGATCCCGAGCGCCATGGTTGCCGCAGCGAGACGGTGATCGCGGTCAATCTCAGCGAGAAGCTGATCCTGATCGGCGGCACGCGCTATGCCGGCGAGATGAAGAAGAGCGTATTCGGCGTGCTCAATTACCTTCTCCCGCCCAAGGGCGTGATGCCGATGCACTGTTCGGCCAATATCGGCCCGGACGGCAAGAGCGCGGTGTTCTTCGGCCTGTCGGGCACGGGCAAGACCACGCTCAGCGCCGATGCCAGCCGCACGCTGATCGGCGATGACGAGCATGGCTGGTCGGATACGGCGGTCTTCAATTTCGAAGGCGGCTGCTATGCCAAGATGATCCGCTTGAACGCCGAGGCCGAGCCCGAGATCTTCGCGACCACGCAGATGGAGGGCACCGTCCTCGAAAACGTGGTGATGGACGAGAACGGCGAGATCGATCTCGACGACAACACTCTCGCCGAGAACACGCGCGGTGCTTATCCGCTCGAATCGATCCCGAACACGTCGGACGAGAACATGGGTCCGCCGCCGTCGAACGTGATCATGCTGACCGCCGATGCCTTCGGCGTGCTGCCTCCGATCGCGCGCCTCACGCCCGATCAGGCGATGTATCACTTCCTGTCGGGCTACACCGCCAAGGTCGCGGGCACCGAAATCGGCGTGACCGAGCCCGAAGCGACCTTCAGCACCTGCTTCGGCGCGCCCTTCATGCCCCGCCATCCCAGCGTCTACGGCAACCTCCTGAAAGAACGGATCGCCAAGGGCGACGTCACCTGCTGGCTGGTCAACACCGGCTGGACGGGCGGGAAATACGGGGTCGGCAACCGGATGCCGATCAAGGCGACCCGCGCCCTGCTCAACGCCGCGCTCGACGGGTCCTTGAACGAGGCGGAGTTCCGCAAGGACCCCAATTTCGGCTTCGAGGTTCCGGTCGCGGTGGAAGGCGTCGACAGCGGCATTCTCGATCCGCGGTCGACCTGGGCCGATCAGGACGAATATGACCGCACCGCGCAGAAGCTGGTGCAGCTCTTCGTCGATAATTTCATGCCCTTCGCGCCGCATGTCGACCAGGGCGTGCGCGACGCGGCCCCGGTTTCCGCACGAGTCGCGGCCTGA
- a CDS encoding DUF885 domain-containing protein — protein sequence MTSQSFEITRRQALAGLGATTALTLGGCAATARPEAVAQAQAIGAERLLEVVGYNLLEHEPERATSLGVDTGRYAELRARLEDQSQTGQDLYAATLRRDLDRVRAFPRDGLDADTITNLDVVESAYSTALDGFALPYGDVAVGSWRNAPYVVIQNVGSYLDLPRFMESSHPLKDGSDADAYIERMEAMPAVFAGELERMRAARAMGMVPPDFLIEKATAQLSETIKSAKAGEIFADPLRAKLVEAGMPESHANRARTLETGPIAAALEAQLAELRLEMAEADSDPGMWSQPRGEEWYAWALRASTTTTLSPDEVHEQGREELAALHARMDPILKEIGFTSGTVGERMQALSQDARYKFAQGDPGRAEIMAFIKDRIAWITAQMPRAFNTLVDPNLEVRRLPLAEEPGAPGAYGGAGSKDGTIPGRMWINLRTTDLHRKYDLADLTYHETIPGHVWEGEYSNRLPLIRSILAFNAFSEGWALYGEQLADELGAYDDFKVGRLGYLQSLAFRACRMVVDTGLHHKRWSREQARRFFVEENGSKYDEVVSEVDRYCSWPAQATGYKLGHSEIVRQRGRAEAALGSAYDFKAFNDAVVLGGNAPLDVMAKNVDRYIARARG from the coding sequence ATGACATCCCAAAGCTTTGAAATCACCCGTCGTCAGGCCCTCGCAGGCCTCGGCGCGACGACTGCGCTCACTCTGGGCGGATGCGCCGCCACCGCCCGGCCCGAAGCCGTGGCACAGGCACAGGCCATCGGGGCCGAGCGTCTGCTGGAAGTGGTCGGCTACAATCTCCTCGAACACGAGCCGGAGCGTGCGACTTCGCTGGGCGTCGATACCGGCCGCTATGCCGAATTGCGCGCGCGGCTGGAGGACCAGTCCCAGACCGGACAGGATCTCTACGCCGCGACCCTGCGCCGCGATCTCGACCGGGTGCGCGCCTTCCCGCGCGATGGCCTCGACGCCGATACGATCACCAATCTCGATGTCGTCGAAAGCGCCTATTCGACCGCGCTCGACGGGTTCGCCCTGCCCTATGGCGACGTCGCGGTCGGAAGCTGGCGCAACGCACCCTATGTCGTGATCCAGAATGTCGGCAGCTATCTCGACCTGCCGCGCTTCATGGAGTCCTCGCATCCCCTGAAGGATGGCAGCGACGCCGATGCCTATATCGAACGGATGGAAGCGATGCCCGCCGTGTTCGCGGGCGAACTCGAACGGATGCGCGCGGCCCGCGCCATGGGGATGGTGCCGCCAGACTTCCTGATCGAGAAAGCGACCGCTCAGCTTTCCGAAACGATCAAATCCGCAAAAGCGGGCGAAATCTTCGCCGATCCGTTGCGCGCCAAGCTGGTCGAGGCGGGAATGCCCGAAAGCCATGCGAATCGTGCCCGCACGCTGGAAACCGGCCCGATCGCCGCCGCACTGGAAGCGCAACTTGCCGAACTCCGCCTCGAAATGGCCGAGGCGGATTCCGATCCCGGCATGTGGAGCCAGCCGCGCGGCGAGGAATGGTATGCCTGGGCCCTCCGCGCCAGCACCACGACCACGCTCTCGCCCGACGAGGTGCACGAACAGGGGCGCGAAGAACTCGCAGCGCTTCACGCCCGGATGGACCCGATCCTGAAGGAAATCGGCTTCACCAGCGGGACGGTGGGCGAGCGGATGCAGGCGCTCAGCCAGGACGCGCGCTATAAATTCGCGCAAGGCGATCCCGGCCGGGCCGAGATCATGGCCTTCATCAAGGACCGGATCGCGTGGATCACCGCGCAGATGCCGCGCGCCTTCAACACTTTGGTCGATCCCAATCTCGAGGTCCGGCGTCTGCCGCTGGCCGAAGAACCCGGCGCGCCGGGCGCCTATGGCGGCGCGGGCAGCAAGGACGGGACGATCCCCGGACGGATGTGGATCAACCTTCGGACCACCGATCTCCACCGCAAATACGACCTTGCCGATCTCACCTATCACGAGACCATTCCCGGCCATGTCTGGGAGGGCGAATATTCCAATCGCCTGCCGCTGATCCGCTCGATCCTGGCCTTCAACGCCTTTTCCGAAGGCTGGGCGCTTTATGGGGAGCAGCTGGCGGACGAGCTTGGCGCCTATGACGATTTCAAGGTCGGCAGGCTCGGCTATCTCCAGTCACTGGCGTTTCGGGCCTGCCGCATGGTGGTGGATACCGGCCTCCACCACAAACGCTGGAGCCGCGAACAGGCACGCCGCTTCTTCGTCGAGGAAAACGGCTCGAAATATGACGAGGTGGTGAGCGAGGTGGACCGTTATTGCAGCTGGCCCGCTCAGGCCACGGGCTACAAGCTCGGCCATAGCGAGATCGTGCGGCAGCGCGGGCGCGCCGAAGCTGCGCTGGGTTCGGCCTACGATTTCAAGGCGTTCAACGACGCAGTCGTTCTCGGCGGCAATGCGCCGCTCGACGTCATGGCGAAGAATGTGGACCGCTACATCGCGCGGGCGCGCGGCTAG
- a CDS encoding energy transducer TonB — translation MAYLDQTRRPSPVSMAGVVAIHAAVGVAIVTGLTVSGTLAPPDEFIPTYDIKDAPPPPPEPTPEPTRDMPEVSQVTPPMVIPKPPLDLPVPAPRFDSTEIILPPAPPVPRPGPTLGLDPVPTPRLTPTQPPMGPSVGAKPRNDPTAWITTDDYRTSWINREMTGTARFRLEIATTGRVTNCTITGSTGHAALDQATCQLLERRARFQPARTGSGEPIAGSYESAVRWILPD, via the coding sequence ATGGCCTATCTCGACCAGACCCGCCGCCCTTCGCCCGTCAGCATGGCTGGGGTCGTCGCCATTCATGCTGCGGTCGGCGTGGCGATCGTCACCGGACTGACCGTTTCGGGGACGCTTGCGCCCCCCGACGAATTCATCCCGACCTATGACATCAAGGATGCGCCGCCGCCTCCACCGGAACCGACGCCCGAGCCGACGAGGGATATGCCCGAAGTCAGCCAGGTGACCCCGCCGATGGTCATCCCCAAACCGCCGCTCGACCTGCCGGTGCCCGCGCCGCGCTTCGATTCGACCGAGATCATCCTGCCGCCCGCGCCCCCGGTGCCGCGGCCCGGCCCGACGCTCGGTCTCGATCCCGTCCCGACACCGCGCCTCACGCCGACCCAGCCTCCCATGGGCCCCTCGGTCGGCGCGAAGCCGCGCAACGATCCCACAGCATGGATCACCACAGACGATTACCGCACGTCATGGATCAATCGCGAGATGACCGGCACGGCGCGCTTCCGGCTCGAAATCGCGACCACGGGACGCGTGACCAACTGCACCATCACCGGGTCGACCGGCCATGCCGCGCTCGATCAGGCAACCTGCCAGTTGCTGGAGCGCCGCGCCCGGTTCCAGCCCGCGCGCACCGGATCGGGAGAGCCGATCGCGGGAAGCTACGAAAGCGCGGTGCGCTGGATCCTGCCAGACTGA
- a CDS encoding aminotransferase class V-fold PLP-dependent enzyme, giving the protein MEEGFKLWANPSSPHGEGRKARAALEDARARIKTSLGWTGELIFTSGASEAAALALSRAKGGRRFVSAVEHDCVLQAAPDADLLPVLADGQLDLAVLVETIGTDHPVVAVQQVNSETGNRQAMEPVHERVSDVGGLLIADCAQGAGKLAIPDCDMAMIAAHKFGGPIGIGALLVRDFAMLEPSGGHERGYRRGTENLPGALGMAAALEACSESYLDEDVLRAFDAFESECRLAGGTPLSDRLSDPTPYIRAIAMPNLSATAQVMRFDMAGIAVSQGSACSSGTMKTSRVLDAMGVEPEIAASTIRVSLGWNTTRAEVERFAELWLEMARA; this is encoded by the coding sequence ATGGAGGAGGGGTTCAAGCTCTGGGCCAATCCATCCAGTCCCCATGGCGAAGGGCGTAAGGCCCGCGCCGCGCTGGAAGACGCGCGCGCGCGGATCAAGACGTCGCTGGGCTGGACGGGCGAGCTGATCTTCACCAGCGGCGCGAGCGAGGCGGCGGCGCTGGCCCTGTCCCGTGCGAAGGGTGGCAGGAGGTTCGTCAGCGCGGTTGAACACGATTGCGTCTTGCAGGCTGCGCCCGATGCGGACCTGCTGCCGGTGCTTGCCGATGGTCAACTCGATCTCGCGGTACTCGTCGAGACGATCGGGACCGATCATCCGGTCGTCGCGGTGCAGCAGGTCAATTCCGAAACCGGCAACCGGCAGGCGATGGAGCCGGTCCATGAGCGGGTTTCCGATGTCGGCGGATTGCTGATCGCGGATTGTGCGCAAGGAGCCGGAAAGCTCGCCATCCCCGATTGCGACATGGCGATGATCGCAGCGCATAAATTCGGCGGACCGATCGGGATCGGCGCCTTGCTGGTGCGCGACTTCGCCATGCTGGAGCCCTCAGGCGGGCACGAGCGCGGCTATCGGCGCGGAACCGAGAACCTGCCCGGTGCGCTCGGCATGGCGGCGGCGCTGGAGGCCTGCTCCGAGTCCTATCTCGACGAAGATGTGCTCCGCGCTTTCGACGCCTTCGAGAGCGAATGCCGCTTGGCTGGCGGCACGCCGCTGTCCGATCGCCTGTCCGATCCCACGCCCTATATCCGCGCCATCGCCATGCCGAACCTGTCCGCCACCGCACAGGTGATGCGGTTCGACATGGCGGGGATTGCGGTTTCGCAAGGCTCCGCCTGTTCCAGCGGGACGATGAAGACCAGCCGCGTGCTCGACGCGATGGGAGTCGAACCGGAAATCGCCGCGAGCACGATCCGGGTCAGCCTCGGCTGGAACACCACGCGCGCCGAGGTGGAACGCTTTGCCGAGCTGTGGTTAGAGATGGCACGCGCATGA
- the rapZ gene encoding RNase adapter RapZ, protein MSDESSSPQQILLVTGMSGAGKSTALETLEDLGWEAIDNFPIRMVPDLLSRNEGSAAPLAIGVDARTRGFVPVEIRAQFEDLSARPDLSVGTLFLDCTSPEIERRYNETRRRHPLAQGRPVREGIRAERELLAPLRKWAQMVIDTSGYGRNHLQQAMRERFAQGQTGSLTITVTSFGFARGMPPIADLVFDMRFLDNPHWVEDLREQTGRDRAVAAHIEADPTFAPAFAKIADLVVSLIPLYAAQGRAYLTVAFGCTGGRHRSVFSAETLAARLKDEGYEPTLIHRDLAARAADTVEGPVP, encoded by the coding sequence ATGAGCGACGAATCCTCCAGCCCACAGCAGATTCTCCTCGTTACCGGCATGTCGGGCGCGGGGAAAAGCACTGCGCTGGAAACGCTGGAGGATCTCGGCTGGGAAGCGATCGACAATTTCCCGATTCGCATGGTGCCCGATCTCCTCTCCCGGAACGAGGGAAGCGCCGCCCCCCTCGCCATCGGCGTCGATGCGCGCACGCGCGGCTTCGTGCCCGTGGAGATCCGCGCCCAGTTCGAAGACCTGTCCGCCCGCCCCGACCTGTCGGTCGGCACGCTGTTCCTCGATTGCACCAGCCCGGAGATCGAGCGGCGCTATAACGAGACACGGCGCCGCCATCCGCTGGCGCAGGGCCGTCCGGTGCGCGAGGGGATCAGGGCGGAACGCGAACTGCTCGCCCCTTTGCGCAAATGGGCGCAGATGGTGATCGACACCTCGGGCTATGGGCGCAACCATCTCCAGCAGGCGATGCGGGAACGGTTCGCCCAGGGGCAGACGGGGTCGCTCACGATCACGGTGACGAGTTTCGGCTTCGCACGAGGAATGCCGCCGATCGCCGATCTCGTCTTCGATATGCGGTTCCTCGACAATCCGCACTGGGTCGAGGACTTGCGCGAACAGACCGGGCGCGATCGGGCGGTCGCCGCCCATATCGAGGCCGATCCCACCTTCGCGCCCGCCTTCGCAAAGATCGCCGATCTCGTCGTCTCGCTGATCCCGCTCTACGCGGCGCAGGGGCGGGCCTATCTGACAGTGGCGTTCGGCTGCACCGGCGGGCGCCATCGCTCGGTCTTCTCGGCCGAGACACTGGCCGCGAGGCTGAAGGACGAAGGATACGAGCCGACGCTCATCCACCGCGACCTTGCCGCGCGCGCCGCCGACACGGTCGAAGGCCCAGTTCCCTGA
- a CDS encoding HPr kinase/phosphatase C-terminal domain-containing protein has protein sequence MSAIIRKPCPNVTCVSLEGRGLMIEGPPGSGKSTLALLLIDRGATLVGDDGVELERRDGAIWAHPAPAIRGLIEIRGAGIVPMPVEPARLSLILTLDPAAPRLPGVERRCLENVALPRIAFHTGDPAQALRAEHALRLHGV, from the coding sequence GTGAGCGCCATCATCCGCAAGCCCTGTCCCAACGTCACCTGCGTATCGCTGGAGGGGCGCGGGCTGATGATCGAAGGGCCGCCCGGCAGCGGGAAGTCGACTCTGGCGCTTTTGCTGATCGATCGCGGGGCGACGCTCGTCGGGGATGATGGCGTGGAACTGGAGCGGCGCGACGGGGCAATCTGGGCGCATCCGGCCCCAGCCATTCGCGGCCTCATCGAGATACGCGGTGCCGGGATCGTGCCAATGCCGGTCGAACCGGCGCGCCTTTCCCTCATCCTCACACTCGATCCCGCTGCCCCGCGATTGCCCGGGGTGGAGCGGCGCTGCCTTGAGAACGTCGCCCTGCCCCGCATCGCATTTCACACTGGCGATCCGGCTCAGGCCTTGCGTGCCGAACACGCTCTGCGCCTGCACGGAGTGTGA
- a CDS encoding cold-shock protein has product MSKTGTVKFFNADKGYGFIQPDDGSDDSFVHISAVQAAGMHTLDKEQRLNYEVETGRNGKASAVNLSAAD; this is encoded by the coding sequence ATGTCGAAGACCGGCACCGTAAAATTCTTCAACGCCGACAAGGGCTATGGCTTCATCCAGCCCGATGACGGCTCGGACGACAGCTTCGTCCACATCTCCGCCGTGCAGGCGGCGGGTATGCACACGCTCGATAAGGAACAGCGCCTTAATTACGAGGTCGAGACCGGCCGTAATGGCAAGGCGAGCGCGGTGAATCTGTCCGCTGCGGACTGA
- a CDS encoding response regulator transcription factor: MHPSPSQAVIALVDDDRNILTSVSIALQAEGFATRVYSEGEAALKALLENPPHLAVFDIKMPGMDGMELLRRLREHSALPVIFLTSKDDEQDEEAGFAMGADDYISKPFSLRLLLARVRAILRRSDIDLPSEPGANAEAPRPSEVLERGRLVMDPARHKVTWDGRAVSLTVTEFLLLEALAVRPGVIKSRNQLMDAAYPDDVFVDDRTVDSHIKRMRRKFRSIDPQFSAIDTLYGAGYSFAES; encoded by the coding sequence ATCCATCCGTCTCCGTCGCAGGCGGTGATCGCGCTGGTGGATGACGATCGCAACATCCTCACCTCGGTGTCGATCGCCCTGCAGGCGGAAGGGTTCGCGACGCGCGTCTATTCCGAAGGCGAGGCGGCCTTGAAGGCGCTGCTCGAAAACCCGCCGCATCTGGCCGTGTTCGACATCAAGATGCCGGGTATGGACGGGATGGAATTGCTCAGGCGCCTGCGCGAACATTCCGCCCTCCCCGTGATCTTCCTCACCAGCAAGGATGACGAGCAGGACGAGGAAGCCGGTTTCGCGATGGGCGCGGACGATTACATCTCCAAACCCTTCAGCCTGCGCCTCCTGCTCGCCCGCGTGCGCGCCATCCTGCGCCGCAGCGATATCGATCTGCCTTCGGAGCCGGGTGCCAACGCCGAAGCGCCCCGCCCCAGCGAGGTCCTCGAACGCGGGCGGCTCGTGATGGACCCTGCGCGACATAAGGTGACGTGGGACGGGCGCGCCGTGTCCCTGACGGTGACCGAATTCCTGCTGCTGGAGGCGCTCGCCGTGCGCCCCGGCGTCATCAAGAGCCGCAACCAGCTGATGGATGCCGCCTACCCCGATGACGTCTTCGTCGACGATCGCACGGTGGACAGCCATATCAAGCGGATGCGCCGCAAGTTCCGCAGCATCGATCCGCAATTCTCCGCGATCGATACCCTCTACGGCGCAGGCTACAGCTTCGCCGAAAGCTGA
- a CDS encoding DUF3597 domain-containing protein, protein MGIFSSIKDAIFGKDEPAKKAPPAAQPGTAPAGKPAPQTGNAWADAPVVERQSIDTVDVENHLDSMPGADRLNWRTSIVDLLKLINVDSDFASRKALATELGRADYEGSAEDNVWLHKRTMRELAAHGGKVPPEYLD, encoded by the coding sequence ATGGGTATCTTCAGTTCGATCAAGGATGCGATCTTCGGCAAGGACGAACCTGCGAAGAAGGCGCCGCCTGCCGCACAGCCGGGCACGGCTCCCGCAGGCAAGCCCGCACCCCAGACCGGAAACGCCTGGGCCGATGCGCCGGTCGTGGAACGGCAGTCGATCGACACGGTGGACGTCGAAAACCACCTCGATTCCATGCCGGGCGCGGACCGCCTCAATTGGCGCACCTCGATCGTCGACCTGCTCAAGCTCATCAACGTCGATTCCGACTTTGCCAGCCGCAAGGCGCTCGCGACCGAGCTTGGCCGCGCGGATTACGAAGGCTCGGCGGAAGACAATGTCTGGCTGCACAAGCGCACCATGCGCGAACTGGCGGCGCATGGCGGGAAGGTGCCGCCCGAATATCTCGACTGA
- a CDS encoding stimulus-sensing domain-containing protein, which yields MADPARSNVLRDEPGRDPAADKPRWSRRLSLTSRILFVNVMPLVLLGGGVIYLDFYRKQLLDERFKLALVEAQITAEALAGATDARQEALLIQIGKEQRLRIRLYDAEGELEGDSFALSAPTFSIDGVAEDNRDFALTLDRWFDRVVGAPPLPDYREPQVDNAAAWPELDRARTESLTQIVLRDAADGTHVINAAAPVGLDGESLLITRNPIDITQRVREARSTVALVTLLALIVSTLLSFFLAQTIVRPLRELVQAAVRVRQGRDRQVEVPRLPDRRDEIGMLARAISDMTHALRMRIDAVESFAADVAHEIKNPLASLRSATESLNRVEDPALRAQLLDIATHDVRRIDRLVTEISEASRIDAELSRATFETVDLASLVTNIIGSRENRSENEGRPVLFDSETGRFLVRGEPSRLERVISNLLDNAVSFSPSDGAITIDLVRAENWITMTVCDEGPGIPVERREQVFQRFHSHRPQAEDFGNHSGLGLAIARAIAEAHDGTLLAEGRPDGRDGACLVLNLPALRDG from the coding sequence ATGGCCGATCCGGCGCGCAGCAATGTCCTGAGAGACGAGCCGGGGCGCGACCCGGCGGCGGACAAACCGCGCTGGTCGCGGCGCCTCTCGCTCACCAGCCGCATCCTGTTCGTCAATGTGATGCCGCTGGTGCTGCTGGGCGGCGGGGTCATCTATCTCGATTTCTATCGCAAGCAGCTGCTGGACGAACGCTTCAAGCTCGCTCTGGTCGAGGCGCAGATCACTGCCGAGGCGCTGGCGGGCGCGACCGATGCACGCCAGGAGGCGCTGCTGATCCAGATCGGCAAGGAACAGCGCCTGCGCATCCGGCTCTATGACGCCGAGGGGGAATTGGAAGGCGACAGTTTCGCCCTGTCCGCGCCCACCTTCTCGATCGACGGAGTGGCGGAGGACAATCGCGATTTCGCCCTCACGCTCGATCGCTGGTTCGACCGGGTGGTGGGCGCGCCGCCGCTGCCCGATTACCGCGAACCCCAGGTGGACAACGCCGCCGCCTGGCCGGAACTCGACCGCGCGCGGACCGAGAGCCTTACCCAGATCGTGTTGCGCGATGCGGCGGACGGGACCCACGTCATCAACGCCGCCGCACCGGTGGGCCTCGACGGGGAATCGCTGCTGATCACCCGCAATCCGATCGACATCACCCAGCGCGTGCGCGAAGCGCGATCGACCGTGGCGCTGGTGACCCTGCTGGCGCTGATCGTATCGACCCTGCTGTCTTTCTTCCTCGCCCAGACGATCGTGCGGCCTTTGCGCGAACTGGTCCAGGCCGCCGTCCGCGTGCGCCAGGGACGCGACCGGCAGGTCGAGGTGCCCCGCCTTCCCGACCGGCGCGACGAAATCGGGATGCTGGCGCGCGCGATTTCCGACATGACCCATGCGCTGCGGATGCGTATCGACGCGGTCGAAAGCTTCGCCGCCGATGTCGCGCATGAGATCAAGAACCCGCTCGCCAGCTTGAGGAGCGCGACCGAATCGCTCAACCGGGTCGAGGATCCGGCCCTGCGTGCCCAGCTGCTCGATATCGCCACCCACGACGTGCGCCGCATCGATCGGCTCGTCACGGAAATCAGCGAGGCGAGCCGGATCGATGCCGAACTGTCCCGCGCGACATTCGAGACGGTCGATCTTGCCAGCCTCGTCACCAATATCATCGGTTCGCGCGAGAACCGCTCCGAAAACGAGGGGCGTCCGGTCCTGTTCGACAGCGAGACAGGCCGCTTCCTGGTCCGCGGCGAACCCTCGCGGCTCGAGCGCGTGATCTCGAACCTGCTCGACAATGCGGTGTCGTTTTCGCCGTCTGACGGGGCGATCACGATCGATCTGGTCCGGGCCGAAAACTGGATCACCATGACCGTGTGCGACGAAGGGCCCGGCATCCCGGTGGAACGTCGCGAACAGGTGTTCCAGCGCTTCCATTCGCACCGTCCCCAGGCGGAGGATTTCGGCAACCATTCCGGGCTCGGCCTCGCCATCGCGCGCGCCATCGCCGAAGCGCATGACGGCACGCTGCTGGCGGAAGGTCGCCCGGACGGGCGGGACGGCGCCTGCCTCGTGCTCAACCTGCCCGCCCTGCGCGACGGGTGA